A section of the Cuniculiplasma divulgatum genome encodes:
- the nuoI gene encoding NADH-quinone oxidoreductase subunit NuoI: MIEVKEPKKEIPLIGTIKAVVTVGKHVFQKPVTVQYPEEKPDYPDRFRFRIFLSLDDCVGCTLCEQVCPNKSITMQKVNRDNPRNKRHIYPDVNFGTCTVCRNCEEICPTDAIYLTHTFELARTRNSFTYSPEELSLPEDEVIK, translated from the coding sequence ATGATAGAAGTTAAAGAACCAAAGAAGGAAATACCGCTGATAGGCACAATAAAGGCAGTTGTAACTGTGGGCAAACACGTTTTCCAGAAGCCGGTAACGGTGCAGTATCCTGAAGAGAAGCCGGATTACCCCGACAGGTTCAGGTTCAGGATATTCCTGAGCCTTGATGACTGTGTTGGGTGTACCCTCTGCGAGCAGGTCTGTCCAAACAAGAGCATAACCATGCAGAAGGTGAACCGTGATAACCCAAGAAACAAGAGGCACATATATCCTGATGTTAACTTCGGCACCTGCACAGTATGCCGCAATTGTGAGGAGATCTGTCCTACTGATGCCATTTACCTTACGCATACGTTCGAACTCGCCAGGACAAGAAACAGTTTCACTTATTCCCCTGAAGAGCTCTCACTGCCCGAGGACGAGGTGATAAAGTGA
- the nuoK gene encoding NADH-quinone oxidoreductase subunit NuoK has protein sequence MQILLVSMLSLILFVIGLYGVMTSNIGIKMLISLEIIINSAILNLVAVAIAYGSVDPLIMALFGIAIGAVESVVGLSLLTATYKKVGRIAISLLKEIKW, from the coding sequence ATGCAGATACTTCTTGTGAGCATGCTTTCCCTGATCCTCTTTGTCATTGGCCTCTATGGGGTGATGACGTCCAACATCGGCATTAAGATGCTGATCTCCCTTGAGATAATCATTAACTCTGCAATTCTCAATCTCGTTGCCGTAGCAATAGCCTACGGATCAGTTGATCCATTAATAATGGCGCTGTTTGGCATTGCAATAGGCGCAGTGGAATCAGTTGTGGGCCTCAGTCTGCTCACAGCCACATATAAAAAGGTCGGCAGGATTGCCATTTCCCTGCTGAAGGAGATAAAGTGGTAA
- the gatE gene encoding Glu-tRNA(Gln) amidotransferase subunit GatE, translating into MTAPVKIGLEIHVQLGGRKLFCECPTESDGTSYGSIYRKLSLSTGEMGNYDPAAVYEKGRSRVFEYEISDNSCLVEYDEEPPHDVNSEALLKGLAVSHALNCRTVDVLEYMRKIVVDGSNTSGFQRTAIISFGGWVDTTRGRVRISTICLEEDSARKISDASAEVSYSLDRLGIPLLEIATEPDIVDGEHAVEVAKQIGDIILLSGWSRRAPESIRQDVNFSMGYGRVEIKGVPKLSVIRDCLLYEKERQASLKEIADRLGNNWENGIEFTDVTHLFAETGSKVIRKSLDAGMKVYASLLPGLNGYLKNGAYRLGRELADVAKLYGSGGIMHSDELPGYGVKDEVKSLKDMLKPRAADGFFIIVSDEAHMGIIGREMNSRISKILRLDLSETRYADAQGETHYLRPLPGGERMYPETDIPNYPITQELVRRSREIVPKTREELIAEFCRKYGISRQEASSIIVNNLSGVIEDYASVLNNGKLAARLLLQVIPDLEKKASKDINMADVRKLLTALAGRNAMKEEYERALDLLIVQSMHIDSILVSPEMKVLDDGELRKVIVALLEGDNINEKNLIPRLRATIKGIFDPSTAFRIFKDISGKQN; encoded by the coding sequence ATGACCGCACCGGTGAAGATAGGCCTGGAGATTCATGTGCAGCTCGGGGGCCGGAAACTCTTCTGTGAATGCCCCACAGAAAGTGATGGGACCAGTTACGGGTCAATTTACAGGAAGCTATCCCTCTCCACTGGGGAAATGGGGAATTATGACCCGGCTGCAGTATATGAGAAAGGCCGCAGCAGAGTATTTGAGTATGAGATATCTGACAACAGTTGCCTGGTTGAATATGATGAGGAACCTCCGCACGATGTTAACTCGGAGGCTCTTCTGAAAGGCCTGGCAGTTTCACACGCACTCAACTGCAGGACTGTGGATGTGCTTGAGTACATGAGAAAGATCGTTGTTGACGGTTCCAACACGTCCGGCTTCCAGAGAACAGCCATAATATCTTTCGGAGGCTGGGTCGACACAACACGTGGAAGAGTACGGATCAGCACAATATGCCTGGAGGAGGATTCAGCAAGAAAGATTTCAGACGCATCGGCTGAGGTATCTTACTCACTTGACAGGCTTGGAATTCCATTGCTGGAGATTGCCACTGAACCTGATATCGTGGACGGTGAACACGCCGTTGAGGTAGCAAAGCAGATTGGTGACATCATACTCCTCTCAGGATGGTCGCGCAGGGCTCCTGAATCAATAAGGCAGGACGTGAATTTCTCCATGGGTTACGGGCGGGTTGAAATAAAGGGCGTGCCTAAGCTTTCAGTAATAAGGGATTGCCTTCTCTATGAAAAGGAGAGACAGGCGTCACTGAAGGAGATCGCAGACAGACTGGGAAACAACTGGGAAAATGGGATCGAGTTCACGGATGTTACCCATCTGTTTGCTGAAACCGGATCCAAGGTCATAAGGAAATCCCTTGATGCTGGAATGAAGGTTTATGCCTCCCTGCTTCCCGGACTGAATGGCTATCTCAAGAATGGCGCATACAGACTGGGAAGAGAACTTGCCGATGTTGCAAAGCTATACGGTTCTGGCGGTATAATGCACTCCGACGAGCTTCCCGGCTACGGGGTTAAGGATGAAGTGAAGTCATTGAAAGATATGCTTAAACCCCGGGCAGCTGACGGTTTTTTCATCATAGTATCGGATGAGGCTCATATGGGCATCATAGGAAGGGAAATGAATTCGCGGATTTCAAAAATACTCAGGCTTGATCTGTCGGAGACCAGATATGCGGATGCCCAGGGCGAAACGCATTACCTCAGGCCGCTTCCTGGCGGTGAAAGGATGTATCCGGAAACAGATATCCCCAATTATCCAATAACACAGGAACTGGTCAGGCGATCGCGGGAGATTGTTCCAAAGACCAGGGAGGAGCTTATTGCCGAATTTTGCAGGAAATATGGAATATCCAGGCAGGAAGCCTCATCAATAATAGTGAACAATCTTTCCGGCGTGATTGAGGACTACGCCTCTGTTCTTAACAACGGAAAACTGGCTGCAAGGCTGCTCCTTCAGGTTATACCTGATCTTGAGAAGAAGGCAAGCAAAGATATTAACATGGCAGACGTTAGGAAGCTGCTCACTGCCCTTGCTGGAAGAAATGCCATGAAGGAGGAATATGAGCGTGCCCTGGATCTCCTCATAGTGCAATCCATGCACATTGACTCCATACTGGTTTCTCCAGAGATGAAAGTCTTGGACGATGGCGAACTGCGGAAAGTTATTGTGGCACTCCTTGAGGGAGATAACATAAACGAGAAGAATCTCATACCCCGTCTCAGGGCTACCATCAAAGGGATTTTTGATCCTTCCACTGCCTTCCGGATATTCAAGGATATTTCCGGGAAGCAAAATTAA
- a CDS encoding DUF72 domain-containing protein, with amino-acid sequence MIWLGCSGWAYSDWNGVFYPRGMSGSLSYYGRFFNSVEVNVTFYRQVADDTIISWIKTAEKLSRFRFSIKAPGTITHDLLLRDVKSAVAEMEKFSDSILKLLSRAHLSGALLVQLPPFFKESHAENLDVLLSAVGIHGFRGVLEFRSESLTNSPAIRKIYNGTGYTPANTDSPAARLENYADYGHGISYFRFHGRNAESWFSRSQDPSARYRYTYSLEELRHLSSFVKKSMDLGDEVFVYFNNHPAGNAPRNAMDFAAIMGAESGGHQMQLF; translated from the coding sequence ATGATCTGGCTGGGCTGCTCAGGCTGGGCATACAGTGACTGGAACGGGGTGTTCTATCCCCGTGGAATGTCAGGCAGTCTCAGCTATTATGGCAGGTTTTTCAACTCCGTTGAGGTGAACGTAACCTTCTACAGGCAGGTTGCGGATGATACCATCATCAGCTGGATAAAGACTGCAGAAAAGCTGTCCAGATTCCGATTTTCCATCAAGGCGCCCGGGACCATCACGCACGATCTGTTATTGCGAGATGTTAAATCGGCAGTGGCGGAAATGGAGAAATTTTCGGACAGCATCCTGAAGCTATTGTCCCGGGCACATCTATCCGGGGCCCTGCTGGTACAGCTTCCACCTTTCTTCAAGGAATCCCATGCAGAGAACCTGGATGTTCTCCTATCAGCCGTGGGCATCCATGGGTTCAGAGGAGTGCTGGAATTCAGGAGCGAATCACTTACAAACAGCCCGGCTATCCGGAAGATATACAATGGAACCGGGTACACTCCTGCAAATACGGATAGCCCTGCTGCAAGGTTGGAGAATTATGCTGATTACGGTCATGGAATTTCCTACTTCAGGTTCCACGGAAGAAATGCCGAATCATGGTTTTCCAGGAGCCAGGACCCTTCAGCCAGATACAGATATACTTACAGCCTGGAGGAACTCAGGCATCTCTCCAGCTTCGTAAAGAAGAGCATGGATCTGGGTGACGAGGTTTTCGTATATTTCAACAACCACCCTGCAGGCAATGCACCACGGAATGCAATGGACTTCGCAGCAATCATGGGGGCGGAGTCCGGAGGACACCAGATGCAGCTCTTTTAG
- a CDS encoding NADH-quinone oxidoreductase subunit C, with amino-acid sequence MVEIIEETRGKDGRRNLKVAKENLVELIKDLKSKGYDHLSLITGIDRKDRLEVVYHLHNMKENEYVVVRTETTDERMPSISSLYASANWEEREQYDMLGIVFEGHPNLKRLFLPESWVGHPLRKNYDLSKVQYINMDEDGNDYATFDPGDGW; translated from the coding sequence TTGGTTGAAATTATCGAGGAGACCAGGGGAAAGGATGGAAGGAGAAATCTCAAGGTCGCCAAGGAAAATCTTGTTGAACTGATAAAGGACCTGAAGAGCAAGGGCTACGACCATCTTTCCCTGATTACCGGCATTGACCGCAAGGACAGGCTGGAAGTGGTTTATCACCTTCACAACATGAAGGAAAATGAGTACGTAGTTGTCAGAACAGAGACTACGGATGAAAGAATGCCCAGTATTTCATCCCTGTATGCTTCGGCCAACTGGGAAGAGCGTGAACAGTATGACATGCTGGGTATAGTCTTTGAAGGCCATCCAAACCTTAAGCGCCTGTTCCTGCCAGAATCCTGGGTTGGCCACCCACTCAGGAAGAACTATGACCTGTCAAAGGTACAGTACATAAACATGGACGAAGACGGCAATGATTACGCAACCTTTGATCCCGGAGATGGTTGGTAA
- the nuoH gene encoding NADH-quinone oxidoreductase subunit NuoH: protein MSVLERLAAFFGILGHYPAYILAYFFETLFMLIFVVVMLIVMIYLFRKYMARVQLRIGPNRVGKAGTLQLIADALKLVGKESILPSRRDDLPYKIAPIVVFLGLIMAFAIIPYGDFYYIGSLTITHSDVSLLLLFAALAIMPVGEVLAGVSSKNKYAVLGALRGVAKDISFEIPMMISVLALVMMASARTNQPLDLVNLISVQSIPYGIPQVIGLGVFFIAMIARAAYSPFDMSESDSELVSGHSIEYSGMRFGMFYMGMFGSIFLGSMIVSLLYLGAYNGPFSGDAGFIYLFIKAMVLVILSFTIWLSVPRIRIDRFVNMGWKYLLPAAIINLVIAGILTLGLSL, encoded by the coding sequence ATGAGTGTCCTGGAAAGGTTGGCGGCATTCTTTGGAATACTGGGGCATTACCCTGCTTATATTCTGGCTTATTTCTTCGAAACACTGTTCATGCTGATTTTCGTAGTGGTCATGCTCATAGTCATGATATACCTCTTCCGTAAATACATGGCCCGTGTGCAGCTGAGGATAGGTCCCAACAGAGTGGGTAAAGCTGGCACACTGCAGCTCATAGCTGATGCCCTGAAGCTCGTTGGAAAGGAAAGCATACTCCCAAGCAGGCGTGATGATCTGCCCTACAAGATTGCACCAATAGTTGTTTTCCTCGGTCTCATAATGGCGTTTGCCATCATTCCATATGGAGATTTCTATTACATCGGGTCACTCACCATTACACATTCCGATGTTTCCCTCCTGCTTCTCTTCGCGGCACTGGCCATTATGCCTGTAGGGGAAGTTCTGGCAGGCGTGAGTTCCAAGAACAAATATGCCGTGCTGGGAGCCCTGAGGGGGGTTGCCAAGGATATATCCTTTGAAATTCCAATGATGATCTCTGTGCTTGCCCTGGTGATGATGGCATCAGCCAGGACAAATCAGCCGCTCGACCTGGTGAACCTTATTTCCGTTCAGTCCATTCCATATGGTATACCACAGGTGATCGGCCTTGGTGTTTTCTTCATTGCAATGATTGCAAGGGCAGCTTATTCTCCTTTTGATATGAGTGAAAGTGACAGTGAGCTTGTCTCAGGCCATTCCATTGAGTATTCCGGCATGAGGTTCGGCATGTTCTACATGGGAATGTTCGGAAGCATCTTCCTGGGTTCAATGATAGTGTCCCTCCTTTATCTTGGTGCATACAATGGCCCATTTTCAGGCGATGCTGGATTCATATATCTCTTCATCAAGGCAATGGTCTTGGTCATACTTTCATTCACAATCTGGCTGTCAGTTCCAAGGATAAGGATAGACAGGTTTGTCAATATGGGATGGAAGTATCTGTTGCCGGCAGCTATAATTAACCTGGTAATTGCAGGAATATTAACTCTGGGGTTGTCGCTATGA
- a CDS encoding NADH-quinone oxidoreductase subunit J, with the protein MIYTIVLILFAIILIPLALKTVAEKNLTHSAVYLMVFLVMLSALFIFLGGSIIGAVELLVFVGAVVTLLVFTLMLSGGKELE; encoded by the coding sequence GTGATCTACACCATTGTCCTCATACTGTTCGCCATTATCCTGATACCACTTGCGCTCAAGACCGTTGCAGAAAAGAACCTTACGCATTCTGCGGTTTATCTGATGGTCTTCCTGGTAATGCTCTCCGCACTCTTCATATTCCTTGGTGGATCAATCATAGGGGCCGTGGAGCTTCTAGTCTTTGTGGGCGCAGTAGTAACACTGCTCGTATTTACACTGATGCTCAGCGGAGGTAAGGAACTTGAATAA
- a CDS encoding NADH-quinone oxidoreductase subunit B, with translation MKSGEGGALTTTVDQAMEWARSNSLWPLTFGLACCAIEMMAIQASNLDISRFGSEIFRNSPRQSDLMIVSGTVTKKMAPRLRRIYDEMPYPKYVIAMGVCVIQGGPYHLGYSVVLGVDRVVPVDVYVPGCPPTPEALTYGIMLLQKKIRNEAER, from the coding sequence GTGAAGAGTGGAGAAGGCGGTGCACTTACAACAACAGTTGATCAGGCCATGGAATGGGCCAGAAGCAACTCGCTCTGGCCGTTGACTTTTGGACTGGCATGCTGCGCCATAGAGATGATGGCAATACAGGCTTCCAATCTGGATATTTCAAGGTTTGGGAGTGAAATTTTCAGAAACTCACCCCGGCAGTCTGATCTGATGATAGTATCAGGCACTGTCACGAAAAAGATGGCGCCAAGGCTAAGGAGAATCTATGATGAGATGCCTTACCCCAAGTACGTTATAGCAATGGGAGTCTGCGTCATCCAGGGAGGGCCATATCATCTTGGATATTCCGTGGTCCTGGGTGTTGACAGGGTGGTTCCAGTTGACGTATATGTTCCAGGATGCCCGCCAACTCCTGAGGCGCTGACATACGGCATAATGCTGCTTCAGAAAAAGATACGGAACGAAGCGGAGAGGTGA
- the ndhC gene encoding NADH-quinone oxidoreductase subunit A, whose amino-acid sequence MLDGYIPLLITLVLMVLGMIGLFMLLPTLGESRYRPNKKFSMKPDDIIQNLVLERSPPAKDGSYLEPYETGEVARGEIGKFVTVQYYVIILLFILFDVDMVLLFPWAFDFKALGIFPFLETILFLAMPLFVVYYAFREGYMRWQK is encoded by the coding sequence ATGTTGGACGGATACATCCCATTGCTAATCACCCTGGTTCTAATGGTTCTCGGGATGATCGGACTGTTTATGCTTCTTCCCACACTTGGGGAAAGCCGGTACAGGCCAAATAAGAAGTTTAGCATGAAACCGGACGATATTATTCAGAATCTGGTTCTTGAACGTTCACCCCCCGCCAAAGATGGGTCATACCTGGAGCCGTATGAAACCGGCGAGGTTGCCCGGGGAGAAATAGGCAAATTCGTTACCGTTCAGTATTACGTTATAATTCTTCTTTTCATACTTTTTGATGTGGATATGGTCCTTCTTTTCCCGTGGGCATTTGATTTCAAAGCACTGGGAATATTCCCGTTCCTTGAGACAATCCTGTTCCTGGCCATGCCACTGTTTGTGGTCTATTATGCTTTCAGGGAAGGATATATGAGGTGGCAGAAGTGA
- the gatD gene encoding Glu-tRNA(Gln) amidotransferase subunit GatD, with product MKDLVEGTILRFKYKQTQFDGIVISYSNGLVNVKLSSGYNMTIPVDSMGDVELRGTRKIMTTETRKGKPDGGKKVGFLATGGTIASRVDYVTGAVKPVLDPEFLEDSVSNIREFSLDMDLMDPVLSENLTPSDWVEIAHRSLKLLERNGRTIVLHGTDTMSYTASALSFMFQEQTGPILFVGSQRSSDRPSSDAFLNLEAALEFSRAPMGEVGVVMHRNISDHEAALHRAVRVRKMHTSRRDAFRTLGGRPMAVYSSGTARFNETPRPASEGNVLMDKLERKVSMVYFHPSLEPDDLGQILNGRRAAVIMGTGLGHVGSRFYGIIKDAVNSGVKVIMTSQCINGMVDMNVYSTGRELQSIGVIPAGSMLPEVAMVKSMHLLGNYPEEDFTGLFLQNMRGEFNLRDGLGDEPI from the coding sequence TTGAAGGATCTTGTTGAGGGAACAATTTTACGGTTCAAGTACAAGCAAACCCAGTTTGATGGGATTGTGATAAGTTACAGTAACGGTCTGGTGAACGTGAAACTCAGCAGTGGCTACAACATGACAATTCCGGTCGATTCAATGGGCGATGTTGAATTGAGGGGAACAAGAAAAATCATGACCACAGAAACACGAAAGGGGAAACCTGATGGTGGCAAAAAAGTCGGCTTTCTTGCGACAGGTGGCACAATAGCAAGCAGGGTGGACTACGTGACGGGCGCAGTAAAGCCAGTGCTGGATCCTGAATTTCTGGAGGACAGTGTGTCAAATATCAGGGAGTTTTCGCTGGATATGGATCTCATGGATCCGGTCCTGAGTGAGAATCTTACACCATCTGACTGGGTGGAAATTGCTCACAGGTCACTGAAACTTCTTGAAAGGAATGGACGCACCATAGTGCTGCATGGCACAGACACAATGTCGTATACTGCATCAGCCCTGTCTTTCATGTTTCAGGAGCAGACCGGACCCATCCTTTTCGTGGGATCCCAGAGGAGCTCAGACCGGCCAAGCAGCGATGCATTTCTAAACCTCGAGGCTGCACTTGAGTTCTCAAGAGCCCCAATGGGAGAAGTGGGCGTTGTGATGCACAGAAACATCTCGGATCATGAAGCTGCACTGCATCGGGCAGTCAGGGTCAGGAAGATGCATACCTCAAGAAGGGACGCTTTTCGTACCCTTGGGGGGAGACCCATGGCAGTTTATTCATCTGGGACCGCCAGATTCAACGAGACCCCGAGACCAGCATCAGAAGGGAACGTACTGATGGACAAACTTGAGCGTAAAGTTTCCATGGTGTATTTCCACCCGTCTCTGGAACCGGACGATCTGGGACAGATTCTAAATGGCAGGCGGGCAGCAGTAATAATGGGAACAGGGCTTGGCCATGTGGGAAGCAGGTTCTACGGCATAATTAAAGATGCAGTGAATAGCGGAGTTAAGGTCATAATGACATCACAGTGCATAAACGGAATGGTTGACATGAATGTCTACTCAACTGGAAGGGAACTTCAGTCCATTGGGGTAATCCCTGCCGGGTCAATGCTTCCTGAGGTGGCCATGGTGAAGAGCATGCACCTTCTTGGCAATTATCCAGAGGAAGATTTCACGGGTCTATTCCTTCAGAACATGCGCGGGGAGTTCAATTTGAGGGATGGACTGGGGGATGAGCCCATATGA
- a CDS encoding NADH-quinone oxidoreductase subunit J, translating to MNNKLSAVAAALFLVVFGIEVARIRYNFTPSSQNIAQIGTTLFGKYLIPFELLSLILVAGIIGMFYIAGRED from the coding sequence TTGAATAACAAATTATCAGCAGTTGCGGCTGCCCTGTTCCTTGTTGTATTCGGAATTGAAGTGGCAAGGATAAGGTACAACTTCACCCCATCTTCACAGAACATTGCCCAGATCGGAACCACGCTGTTCGGAAAATACCTTATACCATTTGAACTGCTTTCGCTCATTCTGGTGGCCGGAATCATAGGCATGTTCTATATAGCAGGGAGGGAAGATTAA
- a CDS encoding acyl-CoA dehydrogenase, whose amino-acid sequence MIEATITQDEKEVLKYVRQFAQKEVKPLAREIDRTKSVPQKIIDRMNELGLFSSYIPKEYGGAGLSFSFLVRVIEELSMACPSTALVLDGALTLFADPLIMFGSEDLKKRYLTKVASGAVGGLALTEANAGSDAAAIKTSAVRKGNGYIINGSKMFISNGRIAKFFVVDAVTDPSKGHRGITTFVVDADSPGFRVSRDIEKLGIRGSSTVELEFQDVFVPDENVVGEVNRGFRVVMETLDSGRIGIAAQALGIAQTALDEAVDYVRQRKQFGQAIGDFQGIQFMLADMSTKLDAARLLTYKAAEMWDRHENAVKISSQAKLFASDAAMSITTDCLQLFGGYGYTTDLDAERHMRDAKITQIYEGTNQIQRVIIARDLLRQ is encoded by the coding sequence ATGATAGAAGCCACCATAACGCAGGACGAAAAGGAAGTTCTGAAGTATGTAAGGCAATTTGCCCAGAAAGAGGTCAAGCCTCTTGCAAGAGAGATAGACAGGACCAAGTCCGTCCCGCAGAAAATCATAGACAGGATGAATGAACTGGGGCTCTTTTCAAGCTACATCCCCAAGGAATACGGCGGAGCAGGGCTCAGCTTCAGTTTTCTTGTGAGAGTCATAGAGGAGCTTTCCATGGCATGTCCAAGCACTGCACTTGTTCTGGACGGCGCGCTGACTCTTTTTGCCGATCCGCTCATCATGTTTGGAAGCGAGGATCTGAAGAAGAGATATCTCACGAAGGTCGCATCTGGCGCTGTGGGAGGGCTAGCGCTTACTGAAGCGAATGCTGGAAGCGACGCCGCCGCCATTAAGACCTCTGCAGTCAGGAAAGGGAACGGTTATATCATCAATGGAAGCAAGATGTTCATCTCAAACGGGCGTATCGCCAAGTTCTTTGTTGTGGACGCAGTCACTGATCCATCAAAGGGCCACAGGGGCATAACAACATTTGTTGTGGACGCTGATTCACCTGGGTTCAGGGTCAGCAGGGACATAGAGAAGCTTGGCATACGCGGGAGCAGCACAGTGGAGCTGGAGTTCCAGGATGTGTTTGTCCCGGATGAGAATGTTGTAGGTGAGGTCAACAGGGGATTCAGGGTTGTAATGGAGACCCTGGATTCCGGGCGCATAGGCATAGCGGCACAGGCGCTGGGAATAGCCCAGACAGCCCTGGACGAAGCGGTGGATTATGTCAGGCAGAGGAAACAGTTTGGCCAGGCCATAGGCGATTTCCAGGGAATACAGTTCATGCTTGCCGACATGTCCACGAAACTGGATGCTGCCAGGCTTCTCACATACAAGGCAGCCGAGATGTGGGACAGGCATGAGAATGCAGTGAAGATTTCATCACAGGCCAAACTCTTCGCATCTGATGCTGCAATGAGCATCACAACTGACTGCCTTCAGCTGTTCGGCGGATACGGATACACAACAGACCTGGATGCAGAACGGCACATGAGGGATGCAAAGATAACCCAGATCTATGAAGGAACAAACCAGATTCAGAGAGTTATAATAGCCAGAGATCTTCTAAGACAGTAA
- a CDS encoding NADH-quinone oxidoreductase subunit D — protein MVVEGEKIDQSREWVELNIGPQHPSTHGVLRLRVKLDGETVKDVEPIIGYLHRNAEKLCEMDYYCDSLIYFDRMDYVGAMNMELGYLEAAEKVLGIPPPERAQWIRVIMAELNRIAAHLVWAGAFGLDLGMLTPFFYCFIEREKILRIFTAVSGSRQQTNYMSIGGVYQDIDDQIIYDIDQFTEEFPKKLEEIFSTFVKNDIFISRNKGVGILEPEVAIEYGVTGPMLRASGVDYDVRKAEPYLVYDKLNFDIPVSYKKDNLARFLVRFEEMRQSIRIIKQAIKKIPDGPYFNPKAKKSLMIRLRGEGEAYARTESSKGEFGVYIVADGSVKPYRVHVRSPAMRNLSVLPYLAKDVMIADLFSISGTTDLVFGEVDR, from the coding sequence ATGGTTGTTGAAGGGGAGAAGATAGATCAGTCCAGGGAGTGGGTTGAGCTCAACATCGGTCCGCAGCATCCATCCACTCATGGTGTACTGAGGCTGAGAGTAAAGCTTGACGGAGAAACAGTCAAGGACGTTGAGCCCATTATAGGATATCTCCACAGAAATGCTGAAAAACTCTGTGAGATGGATTATTACTGCGATTCCCTAATTTACTTTGACAGGATGGATTATGTTGGCGCAATGAACATGGAGCTTGGTTATCTGGAAGCTGCTGAGAAAGTTCTTGGAATTCCGCCTCCTGAAAGGGCACAGTGGATAAGAGTCATAATGGCAGAGCTCAACAGGATCGCAGCCCATCTTGTGTGGGCTGGAGCTTTTGGCCTTGACCTTGGTATGCTAACCCCATTCTTCTACTGCTTCATAGAGCGGGAAAAGATACTGAGAATTTTTACCGCAGTAAGCGGCTCAAGGCAGCAGACAAATTACATGAGCATTGGTGGAGTTTACCAGGATATTGATGACCAGATTATTTACGACATAGATCAGTTCACCGAGGAGTTCCCCAAGAAGCTCGAGGAAATTTTCAGCACATTCGTGAAGAATGACATATTCATATCAAGAAACAAGGGAGTGGGCATTCTTGAGCCTGAGGTTGCAATAGAATACGGGGTGACCGGTCCAATGCTAAGGGCATCTGGCGTGGATTATGACGTAAGGAAGGCTGAGCCATACCTTGTTTACGATAAGCTGAACTTTGACATACCGGTATCATACAAGAAAGACAATCTTGCCAGATTTCTGGTAAGGTTTGAGGAGATGCGCCAGTCCATAAGAATAATCAAGCAGGCCATCAAGAAGATACCTGATGGCCCATATTTCAATCCCAAAGCAAAGAAATCCCTGATGATAAGGCTGAGGGGAGAGGGGGAGGCATATGCAAGGACAGAATCCTCCAAGGGTGAATTTGGCGTCTATATTGTAGCAGATGGAAGTGTCAAGCCCTACAGGGTCCACGTGAGGAGCCCTGCCATGAGGAATCTCAGTGTTCTTCCATATCTGGCCAAGGATGTCATGATAGCTGATCTTTTCTCAATTTCAGGTACCACTGACCTCGTGTTCGGCGAGGTGGACAGATGA
- a CDS encoding DUF3501 family protein: MQEIRSEEIIPPENFEKQREEATRKIIEIKKTRRVETKTFSFLFESRDTVMNQINEMVFIEKVKDPEEIRRLIDVYSDLLPRPDTFSVSMFIEFRDERQMAAEMPKLTGIENTVYLSFDGHELKATPEEGRSTEVLESTLQYLKFHFNRVLADQFRSAENVYIETRKPGYSEAGKISGPLLQQLKSELTV; this comes from the coding sequence ATGCAGGAGATAAGATCGGAGGAGATAATTCCTCCTGAAAATTTTGAGAAACAGCGTGAGGAAGCCACAAGAAAGATCATAGAAATCAAGAAAACCAGAAGAGTGGAGACGAAGACATTCAGCTTTCTCTTTGAATCAAGGGACACAGTGATGAATCAGATCAATGAGATGGTTTTCATAGAGAAAGTCAAGGATCCTGAGGAAATAAGGAGACTCATAGATGTATACAGTGATCTGCTTCCCCGGCCAGATACTTTTAGCGTATCCATGTTCATAGAGTTCAGGGATGAGAGGCAGATGGCGGCTGAGATGCCCAAACTGACAGGCATTGAGAATACAGTTTATCTTTCATTTGACGGGCATGAATTGAAGGCTACCCCGGAGGAGGGCCGGTCAACTGAAGTCCTTGAATCCACCCTTCAGTACTTGAAATTCCACTTCAACAGGGTTCTTGCGGACCAGTTCAGGTCAGCGGAGAATGTATACATCGAAACAAGGAAGCCGGGCTATTCCGAGGCCGGAAAGATATCCGGGCCACTGCTGCAGCAACTGAAGAGCGAACTTACAGTTTAA